In Clostridium sporogenes, one genomic interval encodes:
- a CDS encoding NAD(+) synthase, which produces MNNSQYYIRVSTACPVTNVADIDFNIENIKKCIDMCIEKKSKLIVFPELCITSYTCGELFSQSLLISKTLDGIHNICKYSIDKDVLIAVGAPLLYKNSLYNCAVIIFGGKILGIVPKSYLPNYSEFYEKRWFTEGYKIKSERINLPFQKNIPFGINLIFSDKIFKFAFEVCEDLWVTIPPSSYLALMGANIIGNLSASNEIVSKSDYRRNLVASQSGRCLASYVYSSSGVYESSTDLVFSGHLLIGENGSILKENKRFQRENEVITSIIDIDKINSERLKNVSFTDNSMNMNLELEEITFKFAINDVGDFDRPIDKYPFVPSNEEERAIRCKEIFNIQTSALAKRLDHTNMKKAVMGISGGLDSTLALLVIAKTFDKLNIPRENIITITMPGFGTTDRTYNNAVSLCKHLNTTLKEINIVDAALQHFKDIGHDKDIHDVTYENVQARERTQILMDIANKEGGLVIGTGDLSELALGWCTYNGDHMSMYSVNCSIPKTLVRYLVRYVAENEVSKEISEILIDILDTPVSPELLPKDKEGNITQKTEDIVGPYELHDFFLYYFIRQGATPDKIKQLAKIAFKDSYDKETIDKWFSYFIRRFFTQQFKRSAVPDGPKVGTISLSPRGDWRMPSDASFNLWKQK; this is translated from the coding sequence ATGAATAATTCGCAATATTACATAAGAGTATCTACTGCTTGTCCTGTAACTAATGTAGCAGATATAGATTTTAATATAGAAAACATAAAAAAATGTATAGATATGTGTATAGAAAAAAAATCAAAATTAATAGTTTTTCCAGAACTTTGTATAACCTCTTATACTTGTGGAGAACTTTTTTCACAAAGCTTATTAATATCCAAAACTCTAGATGGAATACATAATATATGTAAATATTCTATAGACAAAGATGTTTTAATAGCTGTAGGAGCACCTTTATTATATAAAAATAGTCTTTATAATTGTGCTGTTATAATATTTGGAGGAAAAATACTAGGTATTGTCCCTAAAAGTTATTTACCTAATTATTCAGAGTTCTATGAAAAAAGATGGTTCACAGAAGGGTATAAAATAAAAAGTGAAAGAATTAATTTACCTTTCCAAAAAAACATTCCTTTTGGAATTAACCTTATTTTCTCCGATAAAATTTTCAAATTTGCTTTTGAAGTATGTGAAGATCTTTGGGTTACAATTCCACCTAGTAGTTATCTTGCATTAATGGGAGCTAATATTATTGGAAATTTATCTGCCTCTAATGAAATAGTTAGCAAATCAGATTATAGACGAAATTTAGTTGCATCTCAAAGTGGTAGATGTTTAGCCTCCTATGTATATTCCTCATCAGGTGTATATGAATCTTCTACGGACTTAGTATTTAGCGGTCATTTATTAATTGGAGAAAATGGCTCTATATTAAAAGAAAATAAAAGATTCCAAAGAGAAAATGAAGTTATTACAAGTATTATAGATATAGATAAAATTAATAGTGAAAGGCTTAAAAATGTAAGCTTTACAGATAACTCAATGAATATGAATTTGGAATTAGAAGAGATAACATTTAAATTTGCAATTAACGATGTTGGTGACTTTGATAGACCTATAGATAAATACCCTTTTGTTCCTTCTAATGAAGAAGAAAGAGCAATAAGATGCAAAGAAATATTTAATATACAAACCTCAGCTCTAGCTAAAAGACTTGATCATACTAATATGAAAAAAGCAGTTATGGGGATCTCTGGTGGATTAGATTCTACCTTAGCTTTATTAGTTATAGCTAAAACCTTTGATAAATTAAATATTCCTAGAGAAAATATAATAACTATAACAATGCCTGGTTTCGGGACTACGGATAGAACCTATAATAATGCTGTAAGTCTATGCAAACACTTAAATACAACCTTAAAAGAAATAAATATAGTGGATGCAGCATTGCAACATTTTAAAGATATAGGCCATGACAAGGATATACATGATGTTACCTACGAAAATGTTCAAGCAAGAGAGCGAACTCAAATACTTATGGATATAGCCAATAAAGAAGGTGGCTTAGTTATAGGAACTGGTGATTTATCTGAATTAGCTTTAGGCTGGTGTACTTACAATGGAGATCATATGTCCATGTACAGTGTAAATTGTTCTATTCCTAAAACCTTAGTAAGATATTTAGTAAGATATGTAGCTGAAAATGAAGTATCAAAAGAAATATCAGAAATACTTATAGATATATTAGATACCCCTGTAAGTCCTGAACTACTACCAAAGGATAAGGAAGGTAACATTACTCAAAAAACTGAAGATATAGTAGGCCCTTATGAGTTACATGATTTCTTCCTTTATTATTTTATTCGTCAAGGAGCTACTCCAGATAAAATAAAACAATTAGCTAAGATAGCTTTTAAAGATTCCTATGATAAGGAAACTATTGATAAATGGTTCTCTTATTTTATAAGAAGGTTCTTTACTCAACAATTTAAACGTTCCGCGGTACCAGATGGTCCTAAAGTTGGAACTATAAGTTTATCCCCTAGAGGAGATTGGAGAATGCCATCAGACGCAAGTTTTAACCTTTGGAAACAAAAATAA
- a CDS encoding chromate transporter, translated as MLKYLKMFWSFFKIGAFTFGGGYAMIPLIEEEVVNKNSWISKEDFLDILVISQSFPGALAVNCSTFIGYKIGNLPGAILALLGTILPSFFIILCIASFFMQFRNNYYVDLIFKGINGAVPVLVLVAVISLSKSIKKNYINYTIIILTVVLLKFFNMHPVIIILLSGVYGYIFLRKKVQ; from the coding sequence ATGCTTAAATATTTAAAAATGTTTTGGAGTTTCTTTAAAATAGGTGCTTTTACCTTTGGTGGAGGCTATGCAATGATTCCACTTATAGAGGAAGAGGTTGTAAATAAAAACTCTTGGATATCTAAAGAAGATTTCTTAGATATACTTGTAATATCTCAATCTTTTCCTGGTGCTTTAGCGGTAAATTGTTCTACCTTTATCGGATATAAAATAGGAAATTTACCTGGAGCTATACTTGCTCTTTTAGGAACCATATTACCATCCTTCTTTATAATATTATGTATTGCAAGCTTTTTTATGCAATTTAGAAATAATTATTATGTAGATTTAATATTCAAAGGTATAAATGGAGCCGTTCCTGTACTAGTGTTAGTAGCGGTAATAAGCCTTTCTAAATCTATTAAAAAAAATTACATTAATTATACCATAATTATATTAACAGTGGTACTTTTAAAATTCTTTAATATGCACCCTGTTATAATTATACTTCTTTCTGGAGTATATGGTTATATTTTTCTTAGAAAGAAGGTGCAGTAA
- a CDS encoding SPFH domain-containing protein codes for MAILTIVLLVIILVTFLLSIKVVNTGYVSIVERFGKYHRTLEPGWHIIVPFGDFVRKKISTKQQIIDIDPQSVITQDNVKISIDNVIFYKIMNSKDAVYNIEDYKAGITYSTITNMRNIVGNMTLDEVLSGRDKINSKLLEQIDEITDAYGIKILSVEIKNIDPPREIQEAMEKQMRAERDKRAAILQAEGQKQAEIARAEGDKQAKILQSEAEKEANIRRAEGLRESQLLEAEGKARAIEQIANAESEAIRKVNASIIESGTNEVVIALKQVDALKEMAKNPANKLILPNETLSSLGSIAAIGDLLNKDNK; via the coding sequence ATGGCGATACTTACAATTGTATTATTAGTTATTATATTAGTAACATTTTTACTGTCTATAAAAGTTGTAAATACAGGTTATGTTTCTATTGTAGAAAGATTTGGTAAATATCATAGAACTTTAGAGCCAGGTTGGCATATAATTGTGCCCTTTGGGGATTTTGTAAGGAAAAAAATTTCTACAAAGCAGCAAATAATAGATATAGATCCACAGAGTGTTATTACACAAGATAATGTAAAAATATCTATAGATAATGTTATATTTTACAAAATAATGAATTCTAAAGATGCGGTTTATAATATTGAAGACTATAAAGCAGGTATAACATATTCTACTATAACAAATATGAGAAATATAGTAGGTAATATGACTTTAGACGAAGTTTTATCAGGAAGAGATAAAATAAATTCAAAATTACTTGAACAAATAGATGAAATTACAGATGCTTATGGTATTAAAATTTTATCTGTAGAAATAAAAAATATAGATCCACCAAGAGAAATACAAGAAGCTATGGAAAAACAAATGAGAGCAGAAAGAGATAAAAGAGCTGCTATACTTCAAGCAGAAGGGCAAAAACAAGCAGAAATAGCAAGAGCAGAAGGGGATAAACAAGCTAAAATATTACAATCAGAAGCAGAGAAGGAAGCTAACATAAGAAGAGCAGAAGGACTAAGAGAATCTCAATTATTAGAAGCGGAAGGTAAAGCTAGAGCTATAGAGCAAATAGCTAATGCAGAGTCAGAAGCTATAAGAAAGGTTAATGCTTCTATAATAGAATCAGGTACAAATGAAGTAGTTATTGCTCTAAAACAAGTAGATGCACTAAAAGAAATGGCTAAAAACCCAGCTAATAAATTAATATTACCAAATGAAACATTGTCTTCATTAGGTAGCATTGCTGCAATAGGTGATTTGTTAAACAAAGATAATAAATAA
- a CDS encoding helix-turn-helix transcriptional regulator, producing the protein MKNRIKEFREVFGLTQEQLGKLVGVSRQAINAIETEKFEPSIWLAYDICKIFHRSIEEVFLFEESERKSRARQSRGVF; encoded by the coding sequence ATGAAAAATAGAATAAAAGAATTTCGTGAGGTTTTTGGATTAACACAAGAACAATTAGGAAAACTTGTAGGTGTGTCAAGACAAGCAATTAATGCTATTGAAACAGAAAAGTTTGAACCATCTATATGGTTGGCTTATGATATTTGCAAAATATTTCATCGTTCTATAGAAGAGGTTTTTCTCTTTGAGGAAAGTGAAAGAAAATCCAGGGCACGGCAAAGTAGAGGTGTATTTTAA
- a CDS encoding aminopeptidase P family protein, which yields MNKEFFMRNRKKLGESIEEGIIVIFAGKAPYKSADETYPFTPNRNFYYLTGIEEEQIILIIAKKNRKIKEQLYIQRPDPVMARWVGATINEEKAKEVSGIKNIEYVDKFFDDFPIFINRSGFNKVYLDLERREWEENFTPAQIFAKELREKYPYVKIENIYKNICYLRTTKSEEEIELIKKAIDITKEGIYNMMKNIKPNMMEYEVEAYFDFSLKKNGVTDYAFETIAAAGKNATVLHYSENNCKIENNSLILCDLGAQYKYYNGDITRTFPANGKFTERQKEVYKVVLEANKAIIKNAKPGVTFKEIEDITKKTLSEGCKKLGILQDEKELRKYYFHSFGHYLGLDTHDVGSYEVELKPGMVITNEPGLYIEEESIGIRIEDDLLITEDGCEVLSKDIIKSIEEIEKFMK from the coding sequence GTGAATAAAGAATTTTTTATGAGAAACAGAAAAAAATTAGGGGAGAGTATAGAAGAGGGAATAATTGTTATATTTGCAGGCAAGGCACCTTATAAGTCAGCAGACGAAACCTATCCATTTACACCTAACAGAAACTTTTATTATTTAACTGGAATAGAAGAAGAGCAGATAATATTAATCATAGCTAAGAAAAATAGAAAAATAAAAGAACAGTTATATATACAAAGACCAGATCCAGTAATGGCAAGATGGGTAGGAGCGACTATTAATGAAGAGAAAGCTAAAGAAGTAAGTGGAATAAAAAATATAGAGTATGTGGATAAATTCTTTGATGATTTTCCGATCTTTATAAATAGAAGTGGATTTAATAAAGTATACTTAGATTTAGAGAGAAGAGAGTGGGAAGAAAATTTTACACCAGCTCAAATTTTTGCTAAAGAATTAAGAGAAAAATATCCTTATGTAAAAATAGAAAATATCTATAAAAATATATGCTATTTAAGAACAACAAAAAGTGAAGAGGAAATAGAATTAATCAAAAAAGCTATAGATATAACTAAAGAAGGTATATATAATATGATGAAAAATATAAAGCCAAATATGATGGAATATGAAGTGGAAGCATATTTTGACTTTTCCTTAAAGAAAAATGGTGTTACAGATTATGCCTTTGAAACTATAGCAGCAGCTGGAAAAAACGCTACAGTGCTACATTATAGCGAAAATAATTGTAAAATAGAAAATAACTCTTTAATCCTTTGTGATTTAGGAGCTCAATATAAATATTATAATGGTGATATAACAAGAACTTTTCCTGCTAATGGAAAGTTTACAGAAAGACAAAAGGAAGTATATAAAGTAGTTTTAGAAGCTAATAAAGCTATAATTAAAAATGCAAAACCAGGGGTTACCTTTAAGGAAATAGAAGATATAACTAAAAAGACATTATCAGAAGGATGCAAAAAATTAGGAATATTACAAGATGAAAAAGAATTAAGAAAATATTATTTCCATAGTTTTGGACATTATTTAGGATTAGATACCCATGATGTAGGAAGTTATGAAGTAGAATTAAAACCAGGCATGGTTATAACTAATGAACCAGGTCTTTATATAGAAGAAGAAAGTATTGGAATCAGAATAGAGGATGATCTCTTAATAACAGAAGATGGTTGTGAGGTTTTAAGTAAGGATATAATTAAAAGCATAGAAGAAATAGAAAAGTTCATGAAATAA
- a CDS encoding CPBP family intramembrane glutamic endopeptidase, whose amino-acid sequence MYKNEVIESNFELSVLGALAIAMFIVAAFYFFPIPFNMMLETTYVNSNKVLELVLSVLSDLISKGLIIIFILKIIRADIEPSFKIKYIEKFNFKILLCTAFFILGFFMWFQNSIGIMLIKVLLSKEAIEALAKDTQNLYQIFILEVIIAPIFEEIVFRGIILEGLLNKYKPITSIIVSSVVFALCHIYIPQIINAIIFGILLGIIYYKTRSVVLCMVSHMLTNGFNFLYINSNIRTFFIGVVIFIISGILLEKYIRELKYDGTNISSAG is encoded by the coding sequence TTGTATAAAAATGAAGTAATTGAGAGTAATTTTGAATTGTCTGTGTTAGGTGCCTTGGCAATAGCAATGTTTATTGTTGCAGCATTTTATTTTTTCCCTATTCCTTTTAATATGATGTTAGAAACTACTTATGTTAATTCGAATAAAGTTTTAGAATTAGTTTTAAGCGTGTTAAGCGATTTAATTTCAAAGGGATTAATTATAATATTTATCTTAAAGATAATAAGAGCAGATATTGAACCTAGTTTTAAGATAAAATATATTGAAAAATTTAATTTTAAAATATTATTATGCACAGCTTTTTTTATATTAGGATTTTTTATGTGGTTTCAAAATTCAATTGGTATAATGCTAATAAAAGTCCTATTATCTAAAGAGGCTATAGAGGCATTAGCAAAAGATACACAAAATCTATATCAAATATTTATTTTAGAGGTAATAATAGCACCTATTTTTGAAGAAATAGTTTTCAGAGGAATTATTTTAGAAGGGCTTTTAAATAAGTATAAACCAATAACTAGTATAATTGTTTCATCAGTTGTATTTGCATTATGCCATATATACATTCCTCAAATTATTAATGCCATAATTTTCGGAATACTTCTTGGGATAATATATTATAAAACAAGATCTGTAGTATTATGTATGGTTTCCCATATGTTAACTAATGGATTCAATTTTTTATATATTAATTCTAATATTAGAACTTTTTTTATAGGGGTAGTAATTTTTATAATATCAGGAATTTTGCTTGAAAAATATATTAGGGAGTTGAAATATGATGGTACTAATATAAGTAGTGCGGGGTAA
- a CDS encoding type II toxin-antitoxin system PemK/MazF family toxin, with translation MKNLNDMNSEELGKYIKDTESQIHKLLDEYINRVNNKIDKNKNAKTLKEKSYALSKLYKYVEWVNDGIEMNNNVKNRIRIVPKRGEVWTCELGQNIGSEENKIRPVIIIQNDTGNQNAPTTIVVPISNRPKKIAVHISIRNGDFELVKGEKMEITGTVLAEQIRIVSKARLGRHVATLSDKFMQLLDSKIKISLDL, from the coding sequence ATGAAAAACTTAAATGATATGAACAGTGAAGAATTAGGAAAATACATAAAAGATACAGAAAGTCAAATACATAAGTTATTAGATGAATACATAAATAGGGTTAACAATAAAATAGATAAAAATAAGAATGCTAAAACTTTAAAAGAGAAATCATACGCATTAAGTAAACTATATAAATATGTAGAATGGGTAAATGATGGTATAGAAATGAATAATAATGTCAAGAATAGAATTAGGATAGTTCCTAAACGAGGTGAAGTTTGGACCTGTGAATTAGGTCAAAATATAGGATCAGAAGAAAATAAAATTAGACCAGTTATTATTATACAAAATGACACAGGGAACCAAAATGCACCTACAACCATAGTAGTACCCATTTCTAATAGGCCAAAGAAGATAGCTGTACATATTTCCATAAGAAATGGAGATTTTGAATTAGTTAAGGGAGAAAAAATGGAAATAACAGGAACAGTGTTAGCGGAACAAATAAGAATTGTGTCAAAAGCTAGACTTGGAAGACACGTAGCTACTTTATCAGACAAATTCATGCAACTTTTAGATTCTAAAATAAAAATTTCGCTAGATTTGTAG
- the def gene encoding peptide deformylase, producing MALRQIRMFDDEILRKKSKVVEVVDDKIRQILNDMADTMYNTENGGGLAAPQVGILKRLVVIDMGQGLIKLVNPKIINKEGTQEVIEGCLSIPNTWGKLKRPKKVTIQALNEYGKKIMLTGTGDLAKCFCHEIDHLEGILFTNLVTEYIK from the coding sequence ATGGCATTAAGACAAATTAGGATGTTTGATGATGAAATATTAAGAAAAAAGAGCAAAGTAGTTGAAGTAGTAGATGATAAAATAAGACAAATATTAAATGATATGGCAGATACTATGTATAATACAGAAAATGGTGGAGGTCTGGCTGCACCACAAGTTGGTATATTAAAACGATTGGTTGTAATTGATATGGGGCAAGGGCTTATAAAATTAGTTAATCCAAAGATAATTAACAAAGAAGGAACTCAAGAAGTTATAGAGGGTTGTTTAAGTATTCCTAATACATGGGGAAAACTAAAAAGACCTAAAAAGGTAACCATACAAGCATTAAATGAATATGGTAAGAAGATTATGCTAACAGGTACAGGAGATTTAGCGAAATGTTTCTGTCATGAAATAGATCATTTAGAAGGTATTCTTTTTACCAATTTAGTTACTGAATATATAAAATAG
- a CDS encoding alpha/beta hydrolase: MKVILLILLILLLVIVFVVSWRLIDAVIYPIVRKAEFTYQKEIEQGGFVEEEFNKLERQEITIKSPFGYDLKGMYFPGKNSKKTVIICHGIKCNLYNSVKYMKIFMDKGFNGVIYDHRNHGSSGGENTTFGYYEKQDLKAVADWVFERNGQDSIVGIHGESMGAGTILQNAAIDDRIAFYVADCPYSSMKDILQLRLKEDYKLPSFPFTTVASFISKLRIGLFFSQVSPIKDIEKVETPILFIHGMEDKYIPKEMSIDMYKNKKIGVKDIYLAPNADHAESYMKNKEEYKERIYKFLEKINL; this comes from the coding sequence ATGAAAGTAATATTATTGATTTTATTAATATTATTATTGGTTATAGTTTTTGTTGTATCTTGGAGATTAATAGATGCAGTTATTTATCCAATAGTAAGAAAGGCAGAATTTACTTATCAAAAGGAAATAGAACAGGGTGGATTTGTAGAAGAAGAATTTAATAAATTAGAAAGACAAGAAATTACTATAAAATCCCCCTTTGGATATGATTTAAAGGGAATGTATTTCCCAGGAAAAAATTCGAAGAAAACTGTAATAATATGCCATGGGATTAAGTGTAATTTGTATAATTCCGTGAAATATATGAAAATATTCATGGATAAAGGTTTTAATGGAGTAATATATGATCATAGAAATCATGGAAGTAGTGGTGGAGAAAATACTACTTTTGGTTATTATGAAAAACAAGATTTAAAAGCTGTTGCGGATTGGGTGTTTGAAAGAAACGGCCAAGATTCTATAGTTGGCATTCATGGAGAATCTATGGGAGCAGGTACTATACTTCAAAATGCAGCTATTGATGATAGAATAGCATTTTATGTTGCAGATTGCCCATACTCCAGTATGAAAGATATATTACAGTTGAGGCTAAAAGAAGATTATAAATTGCCTAGCTTTCCATTTACAACCGTAGCAAGTTTTATAAGCAAATTAAGGATTGGATTATTTTTTTCACAAGTATCACCTATAAAAGATATAGAAAAAGTAGAAACACCTATACTTTTTATACATGGTATGGAAGATAAATATATACCAAAGGAAATGAGCATAGATATGTACAAAAATAAAAAAATAGGAGTAAAAGATATATATTTAGCTCCCAATGCAGATCATGCAGAGTCTTATATGAAAAATAAAGAAGAGTATAAAGAACGTATATATAAATTTTTAGAAAAAATAAATTTATAA
- a CDS encoding chromate transporter — MKTLLELFFSFFKIGMFSFGGGYAMLPLIEREIVHNKHWISYKSFIDIIGISQMTPGPIAINSATFVGYNVAGFKGSLMATLGVITFSFILVTVATHFIIKFKESNALKSALMGMRPALIGLIIYAFLNLASQSYIDLKSIIIGIITFILLLSKKIHPIVIIVISGLLGIIFYGFIPL; from the coding sequence ATGAAAACATTACTAGAATTATTTTTTTCTTTCTTTAAAATAGGTATGTTTAGTTTTGGTGGTGGTTATGCTATGCTTCCACTTATAGAAAGAGAGATTGTACACAATAAGCATTGGATAAGTTACAAATCCTTTATAGACATTATAGGTATATCTCAAATGACACCTGGTCCTATAGCTATAAACTCTGCCACCTTTGTAGGATATAATGTAGCTGGATTCAAGGGAAGCTTAATGGCTACTCTAGGGGTTATAACCTTCTCTTTTATTTTGGTAACAGTAGCAACCCATTTTATTATAAAGTTTAAAGAATCAAATGCTTTAAAATCTGCTCTAATGGGAATGAGACCTGCTCTTATAGGTCTTATAATATACGCTTTTTTAAACTTAGCCTCTCAATCCTATATAGATTTAAAGAGTATAATAATAGGGATAATAACCTTTATACTTTTGCTCTCTAAAAAAATACACCCTATTGTAATCATAGTAATCTCTGGACTTTTAGGAATAATTTTTTATGGATTTATTCCCCTTTAA
- a CDS encoding NfeD family protein has translation MWSNFSIILWIIIGTAALLLDLATSSFLFVWFTLGAIAALIVQILGYSMSTQIIAFVLISILCMVLGYPMVKKIIKKQENSTLSIERNYVGEIFIADKDIKDEGVLKFQGVYWRVTNSGNYIKKGDKVKIISVKGNKIFVEKVEEE, from the coding sequence ATGTGGAGTAATTTTAGCATTATTCTTTGGATAATAATTGGGACTGCCGCTTTGCTGTTGGATCTTGCTACTAGTTCTTTTTTATTTGTTTGGTTCACTTTAGGGGCTATAGCTGCACTTATAGTTCAAATATTAGGATATTCTATGTCTACACAAATTATTGCTTTTGTATTAATTAGTATTTTATGTATGGTATTAGGTTATCCAATGGTAAAGAAGATTATTAAAAAACAGGAGAACTCTACATTATCTATTGAAAGAAATTATGTTGGAGAAATTTTTATTGCAGATAAAGATATAAAAGATGAGGGGGTGCTAAAATTCCAAGGTGTATATTGGAGAGTCACGAATAGTGGGAATTATATAAAAAAGGGAGATAAGGTAAAAATAATCTCAGTAAAAGGTAACAAAATTTTTGTTGAAAAGGTAGAGGAGGAATAA
- a CDS encoding (2Fe-2S)-binding protein yields MDNNVNEQIMDKLKKVCICKNINRLTIKNAIKSGARTVEEVRKATGAGTGACRGNRCTYTIEKLLEEYSK; encoded by the coding sequence ATGGATAATAACGTAAATGAACAAATAATGGATAAATTGAAGAAAGTATGTATATGTAAAAATATAAATAGATTAACTATAAAAAATGCGATAAAATCAGGAGCTAGAACAGTGGAAGAAGTTAGAAAAGCTACTGGAGCAGGCACTGGAGCTTGCAGGGGCAACAGATGTACTTATACTATAGAAAAATTATTAGAAGAGTACTCAAAATAA
- a CDS encoding CBO0543 family protein, translated as MIFNIIVAFIIPWISGIVFYFTDRKVLFTIAPFQSVVAFTVNSFGFFYKFWSIYPHEYGKFASMSYDLGIYPILSVYLIHYINKTKLNPYLLIMIVTIFTTFLEWLGILSGKVLYSNGWNLGFTFISYLLPYLINYWFYIQLKKMKIFN; from the coding sequence ATGATTTTTAATATAATAGTTGCTTTTATAATTCCTTGGATATCCGGTATAGTATTTTATTTTACAGATAGAAAAGTTCTTTTTACTATAGCACCTTTTCAAAGTGTTGTAGCATTTACAGTAAACTCATTTGGATTTTTTTATAAATTCTGGAGTATATATCCTCATGAATATGGTAAGTTCGCTAGTATGTCCTATGATTTAGGTATATACCCAATACTTTCAGTTTACTTAATACATTATATTAATAAAACAAAACTTAATCCTTACCTACTTATAATGATTGTAACAATTTTTACAACATTTCTTGAATGGCTTGGCATATTAAGTGGGAAAGTACTATATTCAAATGGTTGGAATTTAGGCTTTACTTTTATTAGTTACTTACTACCCTACTTAATAAACTACTGGTTTTATATACAACTGAAAAAAATGAAGATATTTAATTAA
- a CDS encoding YaaR family protein — MEIKRVGTNSPIQTENKRTIENKKGFSQNFNFARQQKSEQELKKMLEDINKKGNRLAITKCYADVKAYKRMIKEYLKSVLEYMYSVKKDISFWQTQYFITVETVDEKLEELTEMLLSAEKENLDIAKTIDDITGLIVDIYK; from the coding sequence TTGGAAATCAAAAGAGTAGGAACCAATTCACCTATACAAACAGAAAATAAAAGAACAATAGAAAATAAAAAAGGATTCTCTCAAAATTTTAATTTTGCTCGTCAGCAAAAATCAGAGCAAGAATTAAAAAAAATGTTGGAGGATATAAACAAAAAAGGAAATAGGTTAGCTATAACTAAATGTTATGCTGATGTTAAAGCATATAAAAGAATGATAAAAGAATATTTAAAATCAGTTTTAGAATATATGTATTCCGTAAAAAAGGATATAAGTTTTTGGCAAACTCAATACTTTATTACAGTAGAAACAGTAGATGAAAAACTTGAGGAATTGACAGAAATGTTACTAAGTGCGGAAAAAGAAAATTTAGATATAGCCAAAACTATAGATGATATAACAGGACTTATTGTAGACATATATAAGTAA